Part of the Rhizobium viscosum genome is shown below.
TCTGGTACGACGGCAGATTCCACGTGATCCCGAAGGCGGCCGAGCATGCGATGGGTAAGGATTACGGTTGCAACTCCGAGACGATCCGCGGAACTGCACCCAGTGAGATGGAGGCGATGTGATGGTCAATTATCGGTCTAAACGATTGTCGGCCGCCGCCAGCGCGCCCGTCGTCCTCCCGAACTTCTTCGCCCACAGCCTTGGGCGGGGCGGCAGAGGGGCTCTGTTCACCGGCATTTGTGCTGATGCTGCCGAGGAACAGAGCCCCAATGTTACCAGGGCTGCATTTGGCGTGTCATTGAGGGCTTCCGATATACCGGCGGAGAACGAATATATCTCCGCCACAATCGATAACCCACGGTTGCGCGAAATAGACTTCGTCATCATCGGATGCGGCGGCTTGGGCTCGCAGATCTCCATCCAGCTTGCAGCCCTTGGCGCGCGCCATTTCCTTCTGATGGACGCCGGTCGTATCGACAAAAACAACTTGAGCGACCTCGGATGGGCAACTGAAGTCGATCTCGGCTGCCTGAAGACGGACAGGCTGGCGAGTTATTTGGCTTCACGGTTTTCGGCCAAGGTCTTCGCGCTACCGGAATTTGCGGGAGGGGTCTCGGCGCTCCGGTTAATCGCTGACTACGCCGATAATCCGTTCGTCGTTCTCGCCGGCGACGATTCTCGCCCGGCCCAAGAGTTCCTGACGGCCTGCCGCGCGTCGCATGCCGGGCTGCCGCCCTGTCTGAATGCGGACAGCTTCGCAGCTCGTTGCATCGAAGGTCCCTTGGCCGCGTCTCGCCTCCCATCGGCCGACGACGACGCATTCTTCGCCAACCTTGCCGTGTCGAAGATCACTCAGGAGTGCCTTTCGAAAGGCTGGGCTCCGTGGGGACGCCGGTGGGTATTGGAGCTCAAAAGCGATCACGCCGAGCTGCGCTCTTTTTCCAAAACACTCCGAATGTAAGGTATGTCCATGAACGCGCTATTTTCCTCGGAATACTGTTGCTCCCTTGGCTCAACAGGCGAAAAGAACGATGAACTGACGATCAGCGAAGCTCTTCGTGATCCACTGATCGCCACCGTGAGGCGCGCCTATGGCGTAAGCCCCGAAGAATTCAAGCGACTTCTTGAGACTGCAGCTCGTGAGCTGGAGGCCAATCCGGCTAAGTCTGTCAACGGAGGTGGGAAGAAGCGGACGACGAGGATGCCCTCTCCCGCCCGCCAACGGGAGGATAGGCAACATGTTTGTCGAAACGACGCGGAAAATCGTTGACGAGCCTGTCGTCAATCCCGGTCCGAACCGTGGTCCGACATTGGTGTTGGCTGTCCCGCAAGGTCAGGGGCAATGAGATGGATATCTTGAGAAGCTTCCCAACGATTATTCTTGTTTTTGCGGAAGGGAAAGACCGCAAGGTGATCCGTACCGCCCGCGAGGCTGCCCAACTGTTGCTCAAGGAATGGCCCAACGACGATGGTGAGGAATTCTTCACGGCGGTGAAAACCTGCTTGGAGGTCCTTACCGGAGAGACCGATCCCGAGGAATTGCACGAAGCAATCGTCCGCGCCGCATATGAAGCGGGTGCCGCAGCGATCACGACTGATCACCGCCTGGGCGTCCTCAGGATCTATCCAGTCAGCGAAGCCCGATAGTACTGCGTCGAAATGTTCGAACGCTATACCCGTCCCGTCGGGCTGGTCCCGAAACTTTCGCGAAACCTGCGGGAGAAGTGCGAGCGCGACACGTAACCTGCAGCTTCTGCGGCAGCGATTGCCGTAGCGCCGGATGTGATTGCATGTTGCGCGGCCTTCAGGCGCTCGCGTCGCAAGATTGCACGGAAGGAGGTGCCGTCTGCGGCCAAACGGCGTCTTAGCGTGGACGCTCCAATTCCGAGTTTTCCTGCGACATCGGAAACGTTCCAAGCTTCCGAAGGAGCCGTTGCAATCAGCCAGGCGATCTCGTCCGACAGGCTTTGCCTGAAGAGTGGTCGCGCCTCGGCAAGTGGCCGCATCAGTGCCAGAACCTCTGTCAGCCTCAGCCGTTTGATCGTTTCGCCGACGCTGACATCGGCGATCACGGATGCTGCGTGGCAAATCGTCTCGACAAGATCAATGCTCAGTGGCACGGCGTCGAGATCGACGGCGCTACGGGCACATTCCCCAAGCAACAGCGGTGGAATGTCCTGCGGCAGGAACGGCACGTCGAGCCGCAACGCTGCGTAGACGCCGGTTTTATCGTCTGGAATGTTGACCACGTCCATCGGCACGCCACCGGGCAACACGAACAGCGACCCGGCCGTGAAGGAGCGGCTGCGATCGCCAAGCCACACGTCCTTTTGGCCGTAGAGGACGATGCAGATCATGGGGCAATTAAGTCGAAGAGCTGCTACCCGTTCGCGGTCGAAGCAGCAATAGGCGAAAAGCTGCTCGCCGTAAGGATGCATCCCAACATCGAGCTTTCCCGCCACCATGGGGCGGAGTCGATCGAGCAGGCGGCGGGAAAGCTCGGAACGTCGGTCGCGGATCATCATGTTCATAAGCGCAATCTATGAGAAGGCGCGGCAAGAAAAAATACCGTAGGTGAGCGTTTCGGGCCCAAGCGATCACAAATCTGGCGCAGACCGAGTGGCGAAGAGCGGCACAAGAAGGATCTTCAACAAGGAGACCTTCATGAAAACCTTCAAATTTGCGCTTGCCATCGGGGCAACAGTGGCATCGCTGTCTTTCGCTTCAACGCCGACACGGGCTGCTCCAGACCTTGAACTCTGGCGTCTCGATTGCGGCGACGTCACCGTCAAGGATTTATCGATGTTTTCCGACACCTTCGCTTTTGCCGGCAAGAGTAGCGTGCTGACAGACAGCTGCTACGTGATCCGCCACGGTGGCGACTATCTTCTTTGGGACACCGGGCTTCCTGCCGGCATTATCGGCAAGGCACCCGATCAGGATGCGCCCATCGGCATCTCGCTCAAAACCGACATCCCGACCCAGTTGAAACAGATCGGCATCAAACCGGAGCAAATCGCAACCGTCGGCATCAGCCATAACCATTTCGACCATCTCGGGCAGGCTGCGACCTTTTCGAAAGCCACGCTTATGATCGGCGCTGCCGATTGGCAGGCTTTTCACGACAATCCTCCGCCCTTCGCTGTTGTACCGGATCTCGTCAAACCCTGGCTCGATGGCAAGGCGAAACTCGACCTCGTGACGGGTGACCGTGATGTCTTCGGCGACGGTTCCGTGATGATGCTGTCGATGCCCGGTCATACGAAAGGGGAAGCTGCCCTTCTGGTAAAGCTTGCAAAGATGGGTCCGGTCCTGCTTTCCGGCGATGTCGTGCATTTCGAGGATAATCTGGCCAGCCACGGCGTGCCGGGCTTCAACGAAAACCGTGCCGACACACTCGCATCAATGGAACGCCTTGAGGCGATTGCGGCCGGACTGAACGCAACGCTCGTCATCCAACACGATCCCACCCATATTTCGCGCCTGCCGGCCTTCCCCGAAAGCGCAAGATAAGCGGCCGGGTGCTACAAATGCCACCGGCGTTGAAATGCCGGTGGCAGCAACACGGTCGGGCTCGCCAAAACCTCGTTCCCTTAGCAACCGGAAGTCCGACATCCGCCCTCACCTGCCCGGCGGTCTTCTCGCGCTTGATGCTGTGCTCGGCGCTAGATGGTTTTTAGGCAATTGGCGCGCAATAGGCACGCCAACCGCCATACCAGTGATATCGGGCTGGCCTGCGAGGCTCTTCTTCACCGTTTATCGGCAAAATCGGTTTTGCTAAAATGAATCGCCTGTCGATAAAAGATCATTCACCACCTCATACAATCATACGTTGACATCAGAAGGGCGGCGCCTGAAGAAGCTGCATCAGCTAATATTCCTCAAATTACATTTCATACATGTTCCACGCGCTAATTCTTCACACCAACGTCTCTCCCTTCTTCAAACTGACAGGTTGTCTTTGCCCCCTCTCTTTCCAAGTAGGCCAGCCTTTCCAAAGGCAAGTCCCACTATTTCAGGCAAACCGTTGTTTTTAAAAGAAATAATTAATTTCCCAAAAAATGAGCAGGTTACGAGGGCTGGCTGGCGCCCTTTTTAATCTATCACTCCAACGCCCTCAGAGAGTTATCATGCGCCTATCACGGCTTCTCGCGGCATTTCCTCTTTTTGTCCTCCTTGCCTCGTGCGTTACCACGGATCCGAGACTTGTATCGGCGTTGCGGGAGACATCCGTCACGCAAATCCGTGTGGAAACAGCTCCCGACGTCAGCATGGGAGGCTTCGATCGCACACGACCCGATCCTCAGCTACCAGCGGTCGTCCAAGCGCTTGATAATTCGTTGAACCGTGACGTTAAAGGAGTGCCGGGCGGCAAGACCGCGAGCCGGCTGATCGTCACCCTCCACATCGTCGATGTTTCCAGTAAAGCTGGACGCATCATTGCCGGCAATGACAGCTATATTTCCGGAACGGTGCGCCTAGAGGACGCAAAGACGGGCCGACTGATTGCTGAGGCTCAAAACATCCGCGGCGAAGACAAGGGAATTCGAGGTGACGGGGAAATCGGGATCGTCATAGCCATGGCGATCAACGCCGCCCAGTCTTCCCAGACGGAAGATGCTCTCGCACAGAGACTATCAGATGCCTTCAGCCGCAAGGTGAAGGCCTGGCTGACGCAAAAATAGATCCGGCGATCGAGGCGGTCGAAACTTGTCGGCTAAATAAAAAAAGCGTCCGTTCCGTTTTCAAGGCAATGCAAGAACAAA
Proteins encoded:
- a CDS encoding ThiF family adenylyltransferase; amino-acid sequence: MVNYRSKRLSAAASAPVVLPNFFAHSLGRGGRGALFTGICADAAEEQSPNVTRAAFGVSLRASDIPAENEYISATIDNPRLREIDFVIIGCGGLGSQISIQLAALGARHFLLMDAGRIDKNNLSDLGWATEVDLGCLKTDRLASYLASRFSAKVFALPEFAGGVSALRLIADYADNPFVVLAGDDSRPAQEFLTACRASHAGLPPCLNADSFAARCIEGPLAASRLPSADDDAFFANLAVSKITQECLSKGWAPWGRRWVLELKSDHAELRSFSKTLRM
- a CDS encoding helix-turn-helix domain-containing protein, whose protein sequence is MNMMIRDRRSELSRRLLDRLRPMVAGKLDVGMHPYGEQLFAYCCFDRERVAALRLNCPMICIVLYGQKDVWLGDRSRSFTAGSLFVLPGGVPMDVVNIPDDKTGVYAALRLDVPFLPQDIPPLLLGECARSAVDLDAVPLSIDLVETICHAASVIADVSVGETIKRLRLTEVLALMRPLAEARPLFRQSLSDEIAWLIATAPSEAWNVSDVAGKLGIGASTLRRRLAADGTSFRAILRRERLKAAQHAITSGATAIAAAEAAGYVSRSHFSRRFRESFGTSPTGRV
- a CDS encoding DUF982 domain-containing protein, which encodes MDILRSFPTIILVFAEGKDRKVIRTAREAAQLLLKEWPNDDGEEFFTAVKTCLEVLTGETDPEELHEAIVRAAYEAGAAAITTDHRLGVLRIYPVSEAR
- a CDS encoding N-acyl homoserine lactonase family protein; the encoded protein is MKTFKFALAIGATVASLSFASTPTRAAPDLELWRLDCGDVTVKDLSMFSDTFAFAGKSSVLTDSCYVIRHGGDYLLWDTGLPAGIIGKAPDQDAPIGISLKTDIPTQLKQIGIKPEQIATVGISHNHFDHLGQAATFSKATLMIGAADWQAFHDNPPPFAVVPDLVKPWLDGKAKLDLVTGDRDVFGDGSVMMLSMPGHTKGEAALLVKLAKMGPVLLSGDVVHFEDNLASHGVPGFNENRADTLASMERLEAIAAGLNATLVIQHDPTHISRLPAFPESAR